GCCCAACTGGAGGCCATGGGCCACAAGGTCACCCTCGAACCTGCCGCCTGAGCCGCAAACCAAGGTCAACCCCCGCCTTGTTGGCGCGCGCCCATGCGGCGGTACCAGCGAGTGATTCACACCTCAGCCGCCGGGCCACCTCCGCTCGCGATCCAGCCCGAGCCCGATGGCGCCACGGCACGGACGGCGATCCCGAACGTGTCCCACGTTGGCTTGATGGGGAGGTCGAACGCCGATGTCGACGCCAGCCAGTCGCGCCCGTCGGTCGATGACCATATGGTCGGGTGAGCCCGGTCCCCCGTACGCTCGTAGCCGGCGATCAGGAAGCCATCGGGTGTGCGGACGAGGGTTGCCGGATGACCCTCGGCCGGGTTGCCGGCGAAGGTGGCCCGGTGCCACTGGTCGCCTTCGGCATACCAGGCGGCGGCCTCGGCGCCCGATCGGCCGATCACCAGCGGGCCGTCGGTGGTGGAAAGCAAGGCGGCCACCGCCGAGCTTCCCTCGCCGCCGTTGACGGCCTGCTCGGCACCTGCCAACCTCTGCCACTGACGGCCGTCGGGTGACCGCCAGAGGGCCACGTTGCCGTCTACTCGCCCCCTGGCCAAGAAGCCGGCGCCTCCGCCGCCCTCCTCGCCGGTCACGCCCGTCATCGAGCCGTTGGAGCCGCCTTCGACCGCGGGCGTGAGCCGCACACGCACTGGGTCGCCGCCGCCCTCGGCCAGCCATACCGCCGCCCGCCCGGTGTCGGTCCCGCCCCGCTCCTCGCCCACGACCACGAGCCGGTCGCCCTGGCGGGCCGCGCCGTGGGCCACGAACCGCCCAGGCGAGCCCTCGAAACGCGTCGTCCACCGCACGGCGTCCGTCGACTGCCAGATCCCCAGGGTGCTCGCCCGTTGCGGGAGGGTCACCGTCCCGACGGCCAACCACGGGAACGGCCCCGAGGGCGGGAGAAGGCCGACCAGTTGAACGCTTCGCTGGGCCTCGGCCGCGATCGGCAACTCGACCTTCTGCCAACCCATCGAGTGCCCGACATCGCGCCCCGATCCCGTCTTCACCTCACACCCGCTCGCCACCGCGGCGAGGACCACCACCGTCACCGTCCACCGCCCAGCCCGCCCCACGCTCTTTCCTTACCTTCCGCCCCCGACAACCGCTTGAATCTCCCGGGCCGGGAACCCATTGATGGTGCCAGTGGTGCGAAGCTCCCGCAGGGTGCCGCTATGGCCGGCGAGGGACCATGTCGCGGTCCACCGTTGGGTCACGACGATGTCGTAGGTCCCCGACCAGATGTAGTCGTGGGTGATGTGCCCGTGGGGCCAGGGCCCACCCTCGGCCCCGAACGGCCCGCTGGACTCGCCGTCGCCCCAGTCGACGTAGTAGCGCCCGGTGGCCTGGATCTCGAGCGGCCCGATCTCGGTGTCGTTGGTGTACACGTGGCTGGTCTGGCCCCGGGTCTCCAGGTAGACCGTCTTGCCCACGATGGCCCAGCCCGGTGCCGCATAAGGCTGGGGCTCGGGTAGCGGGATCCTCTCCCAATAGAACGCCGCCAATGCGTAGGGGCTTGTATCCCCCTCCCGTGCCGGGCAAGGGGGGACCAAGCCGTCCGGGACCCGGGTGCCACCATCGTACACATCGACGAGTTCTGCGAAGATCCCACCATCGCCAGGATCGGCATACCGAGTATGCATGCACGGCTCGCCATCATCATCAAACGAAATAGCATTGTACGGTACCCAACCGTCTGGAACCGTGAGAACCTGCGGAGCGCCAGAGTCAGGGATAAACAGGATCAGGCCGCCGCGGCAGTTCATGTAACGAGGGATCGTGGTCGTCCACGAAGCACCCGTCGATGTCGTAGTCGACCTGTGTCGGCTGCGCAGCGGATGGCCACGCTGGTCCCAGCTCGACCAGCAGAAGTAGCAGAACCGCTATGAGAACTCTGCGCACGGGTTGACCGTTGGCGGGCCGCCGCTAGGGGTTACGCCGTTATACTGGTAGCCCCAGCCAGTCGGATTGACGTGTGATACAGGCATAGGGCGGAGAGCTACCCATACCGGACGCCGGCCGGTAGTGTCCGGACCAAGCATACTGTTGTCCCTCTCAGCGCTCGCGTATATACATGAGCTAGTGGCTCGGATCAAGTCGACAACGTCGGTGGATCGGTTCCCCGGTGTCTCATAATACCCTGTGAAGTTGCGACCCATCTGAATCTGATAGAAGTTGATTAGTACCTCTGCGGTGGCGAGGTTGGTGTGGAAGGCCGTTATCCGGTCAATCGTTTCAAGGGTGAGGTTCTTTGTCGCGCGTACCTCGCGGAATATGTCGCCTTCGATGGCGTCGAGGCCGGCGAGGACGCGGTTGACGTAGGCGGCGTCGATCTGGTCGGGGACGGCGTAGGGGTTGGTGGTGGTCGTGGTGGGGGCGGCAGTGGGGACGGTGGCGCCCTGCAGGGGGGCCGTCTGCGGTTGGGCGTTGTTGGAACACGCGGTGACCACCGTCACCGCCACGCCGACCGCCAAGGTTTGCCAGACCTTCCGCCTACGCACTACCTACTTGGATATCGTGGTCTTTCGCACGAAGCAATGGGCAAGTCAGGAGAAGTTGTCGCCCCGGCCTACGAGGCTGAGGGCGGGGACCTCGACCCGGCGGTCGGGGCCGTCGACCACGCGGCCGATGACCTGGCCCTCGCCCATGGCCTCGATGGCGGCCTGGTCCGCGCCGGCGGGCACGACCACGCACAGGCCCGTCCCCATGTTGAAGGTGGCGTACATCTCGGCTGGGCCGATGCCGCCGGCCCGGGCCACGGCCGCGAACACCGCCGGTGGCTCGGGCAGGGCGTCGAGCACGTAACCCACGGGGGCAGCCAGCCGCAGCACGTTGAGCAGGCCGCCGCCCGAGATGTGGACCATGCCGTGCACCTCGACGCCCGCCGCCCACAGGGCGCGGGCCGCGCCCACGTAGATGCGGGTGGGCTCGAGCAGGGCGTCGGCGTGGGTGGCCACGCCCTCCTCGCCCAAGGCCCGGCGGGCCAAGGAGTAGCCGTTGCTGTGCAGGCCCGAGCTGCGCAGACCCACAACCAGGTCGCCGGGGGCCACGGCTGACCCGTCGAGCAGAGGACCGGCCTGCACGCCGATGGCCGTGCCTACGAGGTCGAACACGGGTGGGGCCCCGGGCGCCCGGGGCGCCAGCATGGACGCCACCTGGGCGATCTCGCCGCCCACGATGGCGATCCCGGCGGCCTGCGCCCCGATCGACATGCCCCGGGCCAGTTCGCCCATCACCGTCTCGTCGACCGAGTCGAGGGCGACGTAGTCGACCAGGGCGATGGGGTCGGCCCCTACGCAGATCAGGTCGTTGACGTTGTTGGCCACGCAGTCGATCCCGACGGTCTCGAACCGTCCCACCTGGCGGGCGACCTCGATCTTGGTGCCCACACCGTCGGTCGTGACGGCGATGGCCACCTCGCCGTCACCGCTGGCGACCGCCAGGACGGACGCGAAGTGGCCCGAGCCGATCCCCGCCAGCACCCGGACGCCGGGCCGGGCCACGGCCGTGCGTTCCAGCCAGGGCCTCATCGAGGACCCGAAGGCGGCCTGCTCGCGTTCCTCGTCGACCCCGGCGGCCGCGTAGTCACCCACGGCCGCACCCTATCCGGGCCGGCACCCAAGCCCCAGGAACGAGCAAGAACCGGCTCTGTGCCTGGCCCCCTCAGCGCCCGGCGGGCCCGGTCCACCCCACCCGGCCTGGCCCGGGAGGGAAAGAGTTGTCGGCGAGCCGCGTTCACGAAAGACTACGGCGCCCATGCTCGACGCCGTCTGGCTCATCCCGGCACTACCCCTGACTGGCTTCCTGGTGCTACTGGTGGCCGGGAAGCGCCTCGGTGACCCGCGCGCCGGCTGGGTGGCCACGGCCGCCATCGGCGCGTCGTTCGTCGTCACGCTGCTCGTGTTCCTCGACCTGCTGGGCCAGGACGGGGAGGCCCGCTCGTTCACCCAGACCCTGTTCACGTGGGTGCCGGCCGGTGGGCTGCAGGTGAATGCCGGGCTGCTGGTCGACCAGTTGTCGATCACGATGGCCCTGTTCGTCACCGGGGTGGGCAGCCTCATCCACCTCTACAGCGTGGGCTACATGCACGGGGACAAGCGCTACCCGACGTTCTTCGTCTACCTCAACCTCTTCGCGTTCTCGATGCTGATGCTCGTGCTGGGCGACAACTTCCTCATCACGTTCCTGGGATGGGAGGGCGTGGGGGCGTGCTCCTACCTGCTCATCTCGTTCTGGTTCGAGCGCGACTCGGCGGCCACCGCCGGCCCCAAGGCGTTCATCACCAACCGGGTGGGCGACTTCGGGTTCATGCTGGCCATGTTCCTGATCTTCACGGCCACCGGTTCGTTGACCTACACCACCGTGTTCCAGGAGGCCGAGACCCTCACCCGCACCACGGCTACGGCCATCAGCCTGCTGCTGTTCGTGGGGGCCTGCGGCAAGTCGGCCCAGCTGCCCCTCTACGTGTGGTTGCCCGACGCCATGGAAGGCCCCACGCCCGTGTCGGCCCTGATCCACGCGGCCACCATGGTCACCGCCGGGGTGTTCTTGATGTGCCGGGTCAACCCCATCCTCGACCTGGCCCCCACGGCCCTGACGGTCATCGCCGTGGTGGGGGCGGTGACGGCGCTGTTCGCGGCCACCGTGGCCTGTGCCCAGAAGGACATAAAGAAGGTCCTGGCCTACTCGACGGTGTCCCAGCTCGGGTACATGTTCCTGGCCGTCGGGACCGGGGCCTACGTGGCCGCCATCTTCCACATGGTGACCCACGCCTTCTTCAAGGCCCTGTTGTTCCTGGGGGCGGGCTCGGTCATCCACGGCCTCCACGACGAGCAGGACATGGGGCGCATGGGCGGCCTGCGCAAGTGGATGCCGATCACCTACGGCACCTTCATCGTGGGCTGGCTGGCGATCGCGGGGGTGCCGCCCTTCTCGGGCTTCTGGTCCAAGGACGAGATCCTGGCCGCCGCTTGGGACGTCTCGCCCGTTCTGTGGGCCGTCGGGCTGGTCACCGCCCTGCTGACCGCGTATTACATGAGCCGCCAGGTGTTCCTGGTCTTCTTCGGCGAGGAACGCTGGAAGAAGGCGCCCGCTCCCACCACCCAGGCGGCCGCGGCCACGCCCGAGCACGAGCCGGCGGCCACCGTGGGCCACGCCGGCGGCGACCACGACGGTCACGGCGTCCACGGCGACGGCGCTCACGGGGATTTCAAGCCTCACGAGTCCCCAGCGACCATGGCCGTGCCCCTGGTGGTACTGGCCGTCCTGGCCGCCCTGGGGGGCCTGCTTAACCTGCCCTTCGGGGGATACGTGCTCGAGCACTTCCTCGAGCCGGTGTTCGGCGACCGGCTCCACCACCTGGGCCTGACCAGCGGGGCCAAGGTGGTGCTGGCCATGGTCGCCATCGCCGCCTCGCTCACGGGCATCACGATCGCGGCGCTGACCTACCTCAAGGGAAGGTTGAGCCCGTTCGAGCCCAAGGTGCTGGAGCGGGCGTGGTACGTCGACGACCTCTACTCCGAGGTCGTGGGCGAGGGCGGGCGCAAGGCAGCCACGGCCACCGCCCGGTTCGACGCGGCCGTCGTCGACGGGGCCGTCAACGGCGCGGCCGCTGCCGTACGGGCCGCCGGGGGCCGCCTGCGTTCGGTGCAGACGGGCTATGTCCGCCACTACGCCCTGGCCGTGGCTGCGGGTACGGTCGGCATCCTGGCTTTCGTGGTGTCCCGCAGCTGATGTCGGGCCCGGGCTTCCCGCTACTCACGCTTCTCGTGGTGCTGCCCGCCCTGGGCGCGGCCGTCGTCGCCCTCGTGCCCCGGGACAGCGAGGGGGCGGTGAAGGGCGTGACCGCCGTGGCCTCGGGCGTCACCGCCCTGCTCAGCCTCTACCTGCTGGGGGCCTTCGACACCGGGGCGGGTGGCTTCCAGTTCGTCAGCGACCACGAGTGGATCGCCTCGTTCGGGATCTCCTGGAAGCTAGGGGTCGACGGGATCGCCCTGTTCCTGGTGGTGCTGACCGGCATCATCTTCCCGATCGCCATCTTCGGGCCCCACGTCCACCACGACTTCAAGGGCTACGCGGCGTGGATGCTCGTGCTCCAGGCGGGCTGCATGGGAGTGTTCCTCTCCCTCGACCTCTTCTTGTTCTTCGTGTTC
This genomic interval from Actinomycetota bacterium contains the following:
- the purM gene encoding phosphoribosylformylglycinamidine cyclo-ligase, which codes for MGDYAAAGVDEEREQAAFGSSMRPWLERTAVARPGVRVLAGIGSGHFASVLAVASGDGEVAIAVTTDGVGTKIEVARQVGRFETVGIDCVANNVNDLICVGADPIALVDYVALDSVDETVMGELARGMSIGAQAAGIAIVGGEIAQVASMLAPRAPGAPPVFDLVGTAIGVQAGPLLDGSAVAPGDLVVGLRSSGLHSNGYSLARRALGEEGVATHADALLEPTRIYVGAARALWAAGVEVHGMVHISGGGLLNVLRLAAPVGYVLDALPEPPAVFAAVARAGGIGPAEMYATFNMGTGLCVVVPAGADQAAIEAMGEGQVIGRVVDGPDRRVEVPALSLVGRGDNFS
- the nuoL gene encoding NADH-quinone oxidoreductase subunit L — translated: MLDAVWLIPALPLTGFLVLLVAGKRLGDPRAGWVATAAIGASFVVTLLVFLDLLGQDGEARSFTQTLFTWVPAGGLQVNAGLLVDQLSITMALFVTGVGSLIHLYSVGYMHGDKRYPTFFVYLNLFAFSMLMLVLGDNFLITFLGWEGVGACSYLLISFWFERDSAATAGPKAFITNRVGDFGFMLAMFLIFTATGSLTYTTVFQEAETLTRTTATAISLLLFVGACGKSAQLPLYVWLPDAMEGPTPVSALIHAATMVTAGVFLMCRVNPILDLAPTALTVIAVVGAVTALFAATVACAQKDIKKVLAYSTVSQLGYMFLAVGTGAYVAAIFHMVTHAFFKALLFLGAGSVIHGLHDEQDMGRMGGLRKWMPITYGTFIVGWLAIAGVPPFSGFWSKDEILAAAWDVSPVLWAVGLVTALLTAYYMSRQVFLVFFGEERWKKAPAPTTQAAAATPEHEPAATVGHAGGDHDGHGVHGDGAHGDFKPHESPATMAVPLVVLAVLAALGGLLNLPFGGYVLEHFLEPVFGDRLHHLGLTSGAKVVLAMVAIAASLTGITIAALTYLKGRLSPFEPKVLERAWYVDDLYSEVVGEGGRKAATATARFDAAVVDGAVNGAAAAVRAAGGRLRSVQTGYVRHYALAVAAGTVGILAFVVSRS